A window of Glycine soja cultivar W05 chromosome 13, ASM419377v2, whole genome shotgun sequence genomic DNA:
tatcttttactttaatctaatttttatttgatctcctaatcttttattttaaatttcttatcctttctctctcttaatttctttcatttttacatttaaatttcttatctcttgcttgtaaattgggtttgtatcaatctaagtacaaacaaagtcccgtTAAATTCGACACTTAAACTTCTGAATATTTTACTACTTGTAACAAATTGGTGTAGTTGCCAATGAGTCAACAATAAgtaactttctattttttttaatatgtttgtcTAAATTGGTTATGCTTAAAAAATGGTTTTCTGCTTATTCTAAGAAGCAAATACTATATGTTTCCTAAAAAAGTTCATACATAAAAAAGGTTTATTTTAAAGTTGcttttttgaaagtttaaacaaactcaccCATAATGTTTAAgaacaattttaataaatctctaacaaattattttgaatgcattctactatatatatatactaaaatgtattaaaaatcacataattttATGTGTCCTACTTATATTTAATAAGTCTTATTTATTCATGGTAGACAATGCCTTGAAATAGGGAGTTACTATTGACTCCAAACAACATTGCTCTTGGCCCTAtcaacattgaaaattttaaagataCATTTCCCCACTTTGTATAGTGGAAACACACTTCTGTTACATTAGTGAGGTGCGACAAAATATGCAATGAAAATGTGATTTTGTTGTGTATTGTACAAAAATTACAACACAACATAGTCACGATTTTGTTATAAGGAGAATTCTACAACACAATGTGATTTCATTATGGTTActagaaaaccagaaaaagaaaaaaaatagaatcacaATTCCATTGTTCAAATTGCACAATGAAATTGTGTTTCCATTATGTTGAGAAACACAAAAAGAAATACCATGAATAGGGAGGGCTTTGTGAGGCAAGGAGGGAATAGATGGGGAAAAAGGGAAGGAGAAAGGAAGGGATgaggaaaggaaaaagaaaagaaaggaagagagggTGGTGGGAAGGGTGGGTGCCAATaattggaggaagaagaaaggatattttagtCTTTTCCATGTGTTGTTAGGGGCCAATAGCAAATTTGGAAGGGTCAATATCAACTCCCCTTGAAATATTGCAGAGTGTGTTTTGGGATAAACCTGGCCAAGGACCCATGGTGGGTACTAGGCTTCACCGTTGTAGTAGGGTTGGGTTTACAAATAGTTGGGGTATGCTAAGTTGTCTTAACTAGATTGGATAACCGTAAGTTAACCAAATGTGACTCAAGACCTAATTAAACTTAGgttgttgctaggtgcacccagcaaaattgctagtgcacccagcaattcaaTGAAGTACCCAAAATACCCTtcgtttaaaaaataaaagtaacgtaattaaaaaaaaaaagattgttcTTCCGCGATAGCTTTCTTCTTCCCCTTGCTTCTGCGCTTGTTTCTTCCCTGTGCACCCAACAATCTCCATTCGTGCTTCTTCTTCCCCGATATTGGCCTTCTTCCTCTGCGCCCTCATTTCCTTCCTCCGAGCCCTCGTGTCCTCCATTGAAGTTGTTGTTCGTGTCCTCCGCCATCAAGGTTAGTCTTCTAACCTCCTCGTAACTGTTTGAATGGCGTAAATGGCTGTAGGAACCTTAAGATAGACGACATTAGTGACCTGTGGTGCCGGAGGTTGAAGACGAAGGTTCTTCCACGCGTAGGAAAGGGGCTTCTGGGAACTCCCGCGGAAGAAGTGTGGAAGGTTCTTCCGCGAATTCCTGCGGAAGAAGCTTCTGCAGGATCTTCCGCGTGATCCAACGGAAGAAGGTTCTGCAGGATCTTCCGCGTGATCCAGTGGAAGAACGTTGTCTTCCGCGGACCCGCGGAAGATCCTGcagaaccttcttccgcaggCTACATTTTGTTGTCGCGAAAGAACCTGCGGAAGCTTCTTCCGCAGGATACATTTTCTTATCGCGGAAGTTCTTCCGCGGATCATGTTTtgctatgtattttttttttgttttttttagattataCCTGAATTTGTTCATATTATTAGGTAGTTTGTGCTATTTAGTTGCTATTAAAAATTGCGTTTGTatgtaaaatgaaattatatttggtGTGATTTATATATGCATGAGGATGTCTAAATTGAATTGTTAGGATGtctaaattgaaattatatttggTGTGATTTATATATGCATTAGGAAGTAACTATGTGATTTTAGCATAATAATAactatcattttaaataaaatatagttgaattattattttttttatcataaatatttcACATAATAATAGTCTGAAAAAATGTAAcaatctaaattttaattttaattaattcataaataaagataattataacttaataaataagttatcgATAAAATGTAACAATCTAAGCATTTTGATGAGACTCATTTAAGCACCTAATTCATTTAACCACCTAAGCAGAGTTACTTCATTGAAGAGATTAAGAGCTTATGAAATACTTATatatgaaagaataaaaataaatgatgtgTACAAAGGGAGCTCCATTTAAGCATCAAAAGAAAATACGATAGAGCTTATGAAATACACAGTGGCATTTCAACCTTACATGCAAATAGAGGTTTGAAAACTTAATTTGAACATATTAGTAAGAAACATACAAAACATGTGTTTGAACAAATTTGTAATGACAAAGCTTTGTTaccaattatttgaatatttaatttgactgaaaaaaaataaatgttcttcatgatttcagatcatggttagaacacgaggtttaggtcgtgcgtTAGGAGCTGGTAGAGGTAGAGGCATTAGTGAGGATGCGCATGAGGCTGATGTTCCTCGGCATTGCAGGCCTACTGCTTCAGCACGTAGGCAATAGGTTCGTCTGCGTGAGGATGTCACTGAGAGACATGAGGATGTGCCTCAGTTGCATGAGGATGTTCCTCATGTGTCTGATGCCACCCCAGAGATGACAGGCGCTGCCGATGCTGTTCAGACAGAGGGAGTGGCTACTGATGGGAGCTTGGGGTCACCTGCTGCAGATGAGGGATTCCCCAGTGGACCACGCGACCCATCGATTTTGACCGATTATGCTGAGCATGTCGCACATAACATCTAGAGTGGACAGGTACGTAGTTTTTAATGTTgactaattacataaaaattatttgtagttggattgttttttatatacacgttattataaattgttattcAATTTAGGAACGACCCGATCTGAAGTTGGTCTCCCACGGTAGAAAAGTAGATAAAATTGGGAGACCAGCGCCTGAGATCGAAGGGTTGATTGCTGGCACCAGATTGAGTCCACTGATCAGGTGTTATGTTATCACCACTGATCCTGGACTCATATCCGCCTTCTTCGAGAAGTGGCATCGCGAGACTAGCACGTTCCACCTGCCAGTAGGCGAGTTGACGATCACGTTGGGTGACATGGCGTCACTCCTACACCTTCCCATCACTGGCGCGCTGCATACGTTCGAGCCGCTTGTCACTTCAGACGCCATTGGTCTACTGACGGAGCTTCTTGAGGTTAGTCATGAGGAGGCTACATTTGAGACCTGACAAGCTGGTGGGCCTCATGTCTAGTTGGGGTGGCTTCGGGACTTGTATAAGAGTCCGTGCAGGGCCAGACGATGGGTTGTAGCAGCCCGCACGTATCTGCTCCACTTGGTGGGTTGTACTGTTTTCGCCAACAAGAGTTCAACCCATGTACATGTCGTGCACCTAAAGGCTTTCAGGGACCTGGCCCAGGTAGGGGGATTCGCCTGCGGAGCAGCTGCATTAGTCCACATGTACGACCATCTGAATGACGCGTCGCTGGCCTCTACACGGCAGTTGGGCGGTTATATTACACTTCTCCATGTACGTATTATCActgataatttaaattgaagtagcattgaatctcttttttttatgtattgatGTTGACTATGTGTTTGTAGTGCTGGATATACGAGCACTTTCCTACAGTGCATACATCCGTCGTTCATGATGCTTATGATGAAGGGAGCCCACATGCCTGCAGGTGGCTTACAGGTAAGGCTCATATGATGAGGATCAAGGGAGCCTCGTATCGGAGACGTTTGGATGCCCTGAGTGTGACTGACGTGTGATGGATGCCCTATGGTGAGCACCGGGGAGCCAGGGCCTTTGACTTGATATCGTCGTACATCGGCCAGCTCTGATGGGGTCAGATTGTGGTGTACGTTCGACCTGAGCGGGTTCTTCGACAGTTTGGCTACCTTCAGACTGTCCCTCCGCCGCCGGTTTGTGATTCTTTGACGGGTGATGATATAGATGACCGGTGGCTGCATTTTTCAAACCATTTGGTGCCTTCAGGGGAGCTCTGTGTAGTTCTTGGACAGGTGGCGCCAGactacatggagtggttttttCGGATATCGCACCCATTCGTCACGCGGACCGAGGAGACAGCTGTGCGGAGACATCCGCCTCCCCCTCATCATGAGGAGTTCGTCGAGCCACCCATCTCCGAGGTTTCAGTCGCGACCGATCTCCCTACGCATTCAGTGGTAAGCATAACTTCTGtagtttttcataatttaatttttttttaaaatgtgatacTGACTTTGTTGTTTTGACTGTGACAGGTTCACTGCGAAGGATGTCAAGGGATGGCTCAGGATTTAGGAGCGATTGTTGA
This region includes:
- the LOC114381749 gene encoding uncharacterized protein LOC114381749; amino-acid sequence: MGCSSPHVSAPLGGLYCFRQQEFNPCTCRAPKGFQGPGPGRGIRLRSSCISPHCWIYEHFPTVHTSVVHDAYDEGSPHACRWLTGKAHMMRIKGASYRRRLDALSVTDIVVYVRPERVLRQFGYLQTVPPPPVCDSLTGDDIDDRWLHFSNHLVPSGELCVVLGQVAPDYMEWFFRISHPFVTRTEETAVRRHPPPPHHEEFVEPPISEVSVATDLPTHSVVHCEGCQGMAQDLGAIVEDLERVINLRMVTEGTDLHDIMTRCLRRARGDTADESLRLRQRRRID